A genomic stretch from Pseudobacteriovorax antillogorgiicola includes:
- a CDS encoding capsular polysaccharide biosynthesis protein — translation MKRYLTLSKGIRNFKALETFLGGRVDYGWPKSLRFKVLTWGRKIEADRGEQLSRITGRGLIRLEDGFFAYQLHPSLGSPRLSLIADPVGIYYDASRPSQLEDLLNQSAGLNREQLARTKGILATIKEEALSKYNHQSLCRDQDLDQAHDRKRILIVDQTFGDRSVYYSGASAQDFKAMVAAAVRENPEAQIFAKIHPDVKLGTKKGYLKDFLPDNVTLIDRDLNPVYLLGQVDHVYTVSSQVGFEALLLGKSVTCFGVPFYAGWGLTDDRRTCERRKNKLSIEQLAYHTLVDYCLYVDPVKDCLCEIEDTLDLLKQKEPMKIRHYDKIYALGLSFWKRCFMPFYLRPHVKKLRFIRQVKSLSRATSGAAVLVWGYQHEKDVALARSKGYQILRIEDGFIRSVGLGTDLKRPSSLVIEEQELYYHGSKESRLESILARQTFSPSILQRAEKLIETIKQSKVTKYNVGAQDDVLFTRGEHDSRTVRLVVGQVPGDASLKLGGVDCFGDAGLLRFVRDQFPDSFIVYKPHPDTISGNRSKASVPENLYDVMLVNQSIIKCFAACDAVHVLTSLAGFEALIHGKQVFTYGMPFYAGWGLTIDRHQRKERSRDLSLAELVAGTLIFYPHYFSWSKRAVSSVESIIDEIRTDMEKNVTQNQKSGINRWWTKLRYFKEALLY, via the coding sequence ATGAAACGATACCTGACCCTATCTAAAGGCATTCGAAACTTTAAAGCTCTCGAAACGTTTCTTGGGGGAAGGGTCGACTATGGGTGGCCCAAAAGTCTTCGCTTCAAGGTACTTACCTGGGGGCGAAAGATCGAAGCTGATCGTGGTGAGCAACTCAGCCGAATTACTGGCAGGGGTTTGATACGCTTGGAAGATGGCTTCTTTGCCTATCAGCTTCATCCCTCGCTTGGATCACCAAGACTATCCCTCATTGCTGACCCTGTGGGTATCTACTACGACGCCAGTCGTCCGAGTCAGCTTGAGGATCTCCTCAATCAAAGTGCTGGCCTAAATCGAGAGCAACTTGCACGCACGAAGGGAATCCTAGCAACGATCAAAGAAGAAGCGCTGAGTAAGTACAATCACCAAAGCCTTTGTCGTGACCAGGACCTAGATCAGGCTCACGATCGCAAGAGAATTTTGATCGTCGATCAAACGTTTGGCGACCGCTCGGTGTATTATTCGGGGGCTAGTGCTCAAGACTTTAAGGCGATGGTGGCAGCTGCTGTTAGGGAGAACCCAGAAGCTCAGATCTTTGCCAAGATTCATCCAGACGTAAAGCTAGGGACAAAAAAGGGTTATCTTAAAGACTTTTTGCCAGATAATGTAACGCTCATTGATCGTGACTTAAATCCAGTCTATCTGCTTGGTCAGGTAGACCATGTTTACACAGTTAGCTCGCAGGTGGGGTTCGAAGCTTTGCTCCTAGGTAAGTCGGTAACCTGCTTTGGAGTTCCGTTTTATGCGGGCTGGGGTCTGACAGACGACCGAAGAACGTGTGAGCGACGAAAGAACAAGCTGTCTATCGAGCAACTTGCCTACCACACTTTGGTTGACTACTGCCTTTACGTCGATCCCGTCAAAGATTGCCTGTGTGAAATTGAAGACACATTAGACCTTCTGAAACAAAAAGAACCGATGAAAATTCGGCACTACGATAAGATCTATGCCTTAGGCTTAAGTTTCTGGAAGCGGTGCTTCATGCCGTTTTATCTTCGGCCTCATGTTAAAAAATTGCGATTTATCCGCCAGGTTAAGTCATTGAGTCGAGCTACTTCAGGTGCTGCGGTACTTGTATGGGGCTATCAGCATGAGAAGGACGTGGCTTTGGCTCGCAGCAAAGGCTATCAGATCTTGCGGATTGAGGACGGCTTCATTCGGTCTGTAGGATTGGGAACAGATCTCAAGCGACCTTCATCTCTAGTGATAGAAGAGCAGGAACTTTACTACCATGGATCAAAGGAAAGTCGGCTGGAATCCATTCTAGCGCGACAGACCTTCAGCCCAAGCATTCTACAGCGGGCGGAAAAACTGATCGAGACTATCAAGCAAAGCAAAGTCACGAAATATAATGTAGGTGCTCAGGATGATGTTTTGTTCACAAGAGGTGAACATGACTCACGAACAGTTCGCTTAGTTGTAGGTCAGGTGCCGGGAGATGCCTCCCTCAAACTTGGAGGCGTTGATTGTTTCGGGGACGCTGGTTTGCTCCGTTTTGTGCGGGATCAATTTCCAGATAGCTTTATTGTTTATAAGCCTCATCCTGATACCATTTCAGGCAATCGATCCAAGGCATCAGTTCCAGAAAATCTTTACGACGTCATGCTTGTAAATCAGAGTATTATCAAATGCTTCGCTGCCTGTGATGCCGTTCATGTGCTTACCTCATTGGCCGGTTTCGAAGCCTTGATTCATGGCAAACAGGTCTTTACCTATGGGATGCCGTTTTATGCAGGGTGGGGCCTTACCATTGATCGGCATCAGCGAAAAGAGCGCTCAAGAGACCTTAGCCTGGCGGAGTTAG
- a CDS encoding polysaccharide biosynthesis/export family protein, whose protein sequence is MNIRSLIILGSLFLGTKSLAIENMDVSQEQTAVETKVRDSNILPFGANLFQGSFSKESFKGFNPDYQIDVGDAISVQFWGAVEFQQNLIVDAQGNIFLPKVGPVRVLGVRNQDLNAVIKKKVSQVYLKNVGVYTNLNTNQSVKVYVTGFVNSPGLYGGLNTDSVLYYLDKAKGIDLDRGSFVEVSLLRNGKKKLSIDLYEFILKGSMPIVQFHDGDTILVESRKPSLIIKGLVQNANSFELSSSTIDLKRLLELARPSAEATHIRVESNSGDQKTHAYHMIKKAKGLIFRAGDEITVVNDKQRGNLSVRVQGEHKSKREFIVKPGATIADILDQVELSNLSDQDHVQLFRKRVQATQKVRLAESLDKLEQSILGATSVTKEEAEIRAREAEMLLKLVERARRVEPKGQVVLAKDLERSQIILEEDDLLVIPQKTNVVMIHGEVQFPNAVIYRENLDVKDYIAQSGGFTDRADEDKILVLHLDGSFSIQDSGWFTGNIKLRPGDEIFVIPEVDSKTFQLGKDVAQVLFNVAATARILLAL, encoded by the coding sequence ATGAACATACGAAGCCTTATCATACTTGGAAGCCTGTTCTTAGGGACTAAGTCTTTAGCAATAGAAAATATGGATGTCAGCCAAGAGCAAACTGCTGTGGAAACCAAGGTGCGTGATAGCAATATCCTGCCTTTCGGAGCAAACCTATTCCAGGGTAGTTTTTCCAAAGAGTCGTTTAAAGGTTTTAACCCAGACTATCAGATTGATGTAGGGGATGCCATCAGCGTTCAATTCTGGGGGGCTGTAGAGTTTCAGCAGAATCTAATCGTTGATGCCCAGGGAAATATCTTTCTACCCAAAGTGGGGCCAGTTCGTGTGCTTGGTGTAAGAAACCAAGACTTGAACGCGGTGATTAAGAAAAAAGTTTCTCAGGTCTATCTCAAAAATGTTGGCGTCTATACTAACCTTAATACCAATCAATCTGTAAAAGTATACGTTACCGGCTTTGTAAATAGTCCAGGGCTTTACGGTGGTCTTAACACCGACTCTGTTCTTTATTACCTCGATAAGGCTAAGGGAATTGATTTAGATCGTGGTAGCTTTGTCGAAGTGAGTTTGCTTCGCAATGGCAAGAAAAAGCTCAGTATTGATCTTTATGAGTTTATTCTCAAAGGTTCTATGCCAATCGTCCAATTTCACGATGGTGATACGATCCTTGTGGAATCTCGAAAGCCGAGCCTTATTATCAAAGGACTGGTGCAAAACGCGAATAGCTTCGAGTTGAGCTCCTCCACCATCGATTTAAAACGTCTACTAGAATTGGCGAGACCATCAGCTGAAGCGACGCATATTCGCGTTGAAAGTAATTCTGGCGATCAGAAAACTCATGCCTACCACATGATTAAGAAGGCAAAAGGTCTGATCTTTCGAGCAGGTGACGAAATTACCGTCGTCAATGATAAGCAGCGGGGTAACCTGTCAGTTCGAGTTCAGGGTGAACACAAAAGCAAACGAGAGTTTATTGTTAAGCCAGGGGCTACGATCGCTGATATTCTCGACCAGGTAGAGTTGAGCAACCTCTCCGATCAGGATCACGTTCAGCTATTCCGTAAACGGGTTCAGGCAACCCAGAAGGTGAGACTTGCTGAGTCTTTAGACAAGCTAGAACAATCTATTCTGGGTGCGACCTCTGTCACCAAAGAGGAAGCTGAAATTCGTGCCCGAGAGGCTGAGATGCTCCTCAAGTTAGTGGAGCGTGCCCGTCGCGTGGAACCCAAGGGTCAAGTCGTGCTGGCAAAGGACTTGGAGCGATCGCAGATCATACTCGAAGAAGACGATTTACTGGTGATTCCTCAGAAGACCAACGTTGTAATGATTCACGGTGAGGTTCAATTTCCCAATGCAGTCATCTATCGAGAGAATCTCGATGTGAAAGATTATATTGCCCAATCCGGTGGTTTTACAGATAGAGCGGATGAGGATAAGATTCTTGTTCTCCATCTCGATGGCTCATTCTCTATTCAAGATAGTGGTTGGTTTACAGGCAATATCAAGCTGCGACCAGGGGATGAGATCTTCGTTATTCCTGAGGTTGATAGCAAGACTTTCCAATTGGGTAAAGATGTGGCGCAAGTGCTATTCAATGTTGCAGCTACAGCTCGTATCTTACTAGCCCTCTAA
- a CDS encoding ABC transporter ATP-binding protein codes for MIELKNVTKSYATKRGRKYALRNVSFKIPTNASVGILGRNGAGKSTLLRLIGKIDYPDRGLIQSSASISWPVGLGAFQGSMTARENTRFVCRIHGVEDAAEVERQVAEFADIGDYFDMPIQSYSSGMRSRFSFGLSMSFRFDVYLVDEVTAVGDKNFRAKCSAAMTAKQETSSFIMVSHNLNELIKHCEVGLLLNDGQLTYYDDIREAVASYKKMV; via the coding sequence ATGATCGAGCTGAAGAATGTAACAAAGTCCTATGCTACTAAGCGAGGGCGAAAATATGCCTTGCGCAATGTGAGTTTTAAAATTCCCACCAACGCCAGCGTGGGCATTTTAGGGCGAAATGGAGCAGGTAAGAGTACCTTGCTAAGGTTGATCGGCAAGATTGATTATCCCGATCGAGGGCTTATCCAGAGTTCAGCCAGTATCTCTTGGCCAGTGGGGCTAGGGGCATTTCAGGGCAGCATGACCGCTCGGGAAAATACTCGATTCGTGTGCCGTATCCATGGGGTGGAAGATGCTGCTGAAGTTGAACGACAAGTAGCGGAATTTGCTGATATTGGGGACTACTTTGATATGCCAATTCAGAGTTATTCGTCAGGAATGCGCTCACGATTTTCCTTCGGCTTGTCGATGTCATTTCGTTTCGACGTCTACCTGGTTGATGAGGTGACGGCGGTTGGCGACAAAAATTTCCGAGCAAAATGTTCGGCAGCAATGACAGCCAAGCAAGAGACATCATCCTTTATTATGGTGTCCCACAATTTGAATGAGTTAATAAAGCACTGTGAAGTAGGTTTACTGCTCAATGATGGTCAGTTGACATACTATGATGATATCCGAGAAGCAGTCGCTAGCTATAAGAAAATGGTGTGA
- a CDS encoding ABC transporter permease has product MKNATIKSRNSLEIFRDVVLALFLREVKTRFGKFRLGWAWALIEPLTHVAIFSLMWGLRGTWEILGHSAPLFIFLGIMPYNLFSNNMTRSMNAASANRGLFNFQQVRPIHTLISRWLLELFIFVMVCAVFILILWWFQVDVAVHDPGLVLEALFFLVILSIGAGLCTSGLVTMFPEMEKVVPMLTRPLYFLSGIFYAAATLPSAAVKALAWNPIFCAIELIREGYLGLPLSPYISETYLVKVALITLLVGLYLHKRTWIRMVAT; this is encoded by the coding sequence ATGAAGAATGCGACCATAAAATCGAGAAACTCTTTAGAGATCTTTCGGGATGTGGTTCTCGCCCTTTTTCTGCGAGAGGTTAAGACGCGCTTTGGTAAGTTTCGTTTGGGTTGGGCTTGGGCTTTGATCGAGCCACTGACTCATGTGGCAATATTTTCTCTGATGTGGGGTCTTCGAGGGACTTGGGAGATTCTTGGGCACTCAGCTCCCCTATTTATATTTTTAGGGATCATGCCCTACAATCTTTTTTCTAATAACATGACGCGATCCATGAATGCGGCGTCCGCAAATCGGGGTTTATTTAACTTTCAGCAAGTGCGGCCAATCCATACCTTGATCTCTCGCTGGCTCTTAGAGCTGTTTATTTTTGTGATGGTGTGTGCGGTTTTTATTCTAATCCTGTGGTGGTTTCAGGTGGATGTTGCCGTTCATGATCCTGGCCTTGTTCTAGAAGCGTTATTTTTCCTTGTGATTCTATCGATTGGGGCCGGTTTGTGCACATCGGGTCTGGTGACCATGTTCCCAGAAATGGAGAAGGTCGTTCCGATGCTCACCAGGCCGCTGTATTTTCTATCTGGAATCTTTTATGCAGCGGCTACCCTACCATCGGCAGCCGTCAAGGCCTTAGCTTGGAATCCTATATTCTGTGCGATTGAGCTGATTCGAGAGGGTTATCTGGGCTTACCCCTATCACCCTATATTTCAGAGACATACCTCGTTAAGGTTGCCCTCATCACGCTATTAGTAGGGCTTTACCTTCACAAGCGGACTTGGATACGGATGGTAGCAACATGA
- a CDS encoding DUF2279 domain-containing protein, translated as MFLKKIIIKTMAVCLIVLTPVTKAFSEEQIAAPGDELVNLPEPAWLQTMKLIDYELLGVTGFVTYLGVKSWDWGSSRFKFNDEGWFSADTGSGGQDKLGHFYSSYIMAEFLYTQARKARPQGMERNDYPGLYAWLIMLYVEVFDGVSKDHGFSYEDLIMNSSGIGLAMLRDRYPKLAETMDFRIEYSPKRFVETKHPITDYMNQRYMVVLKPAGFDSLADTPLKYFEFSAGYFARGFKNDDPEIRETFVGVGLNLNELLFKPATRHFSYAHHGNDFFNYVQVPETYLRYGTSRKESGGS; from the coding sequence ATGTTCCTCAAAAAAATCATCATCAAAACCATGGCAGTTTGTCTGATTGTATTGACGCCAGTTACAAAAGCTTTCAGCGAGGAGCAAATCGCTGCTCCAGGCGACGAACTCGTTAATTTACCAGAACCCGCTTGGCTACAGACAATGAAGCTCATCGACTATGAGCTGCTGGGTGTCACGGGTTTTGTGACCTATCTGGGCGTAAAAAGTTGGGACTGGGGTTCGAGTCGATTCAAATTCAATGACGAGGGCTGGTTTAGCGCCGACACGGGGAGCGGTGGCCAAGACAAGTTGGGCCACTTTTACTCAAGCTATATCATGGCGGAATTCCTATACACCCAGGCTCGGAAAGCAAGGCCTCAGGGGATGGAACGCAATGATTATCCGGGGCTTTATGCCTGGCTGATCATGCTCTATGTAGAAGTCTTTGATGGGGTATCCAAGGACCATGGCTTCTCTTATGAGGATTTGATCATGAATTCTAGTGGGATCGGGCTTGCCATGCTGCGGGATCGGTATCCTAAGCTTGCAGAAACCATGGATTTCAGAATTGAGTATAGCCCAAAGCGTTTTGTAGAAACAAAACATCCGATTACAGACTACATGAACCAGCGCTACATGGTGGTTCTAAAGCCGGCCGGATTCGATTCCCTTGCCGATACCCCCCTGAAATACTTTGAGTTTAGTGCAGGGTACTTTGCAAGGGGCTTCAAAAACGATGATCCAGAAATCCGAGAGACCTTTGTGGGCGTGGGACTCAACCTAAACGAATTGCTATTCAAGCCTGCGACGCGGCACTTTTCGTATGCTCATCATGGCAATGACTTTTTTAATTATGTCCAAGTTCCAGAGACTTACCTGCGATATGGGACGAGTCGAAAGGAATCAGGAGGTTCCTAG
- a CDS encoding phospholipase A has protein sequence MDLQAPRVVLGMLILGPVWLWPVSATSLERSYYEPPAHFAAVEPDRVVKLQFNLSHQLIRQLPFYFSYTMRGFWDRSGRTKSNPFIDINHHPELQWIFSPRHIFSFEHASNGVDNEPSGPEQRANQSRSVNRFYWQSFWKVPGLSKLWFAPRVDAPIVTKNSTRIHDYIGYASSILEWREDGHVTGYLRYSRGAKGHQFIAQATLDPLGLLDSRHPGNTRLFVEYFNGYGDYLVDFDKKRDVMRVGLRLLQ, from the coding sequence ATGGACTTGCAGGCCCCTCGCGTCGTTCTAGGGATGCTTATCCTCGGCCCAGTGTGGTTATGGCCAGTTTCCGCCACATCCCTTGAACGAAGCTATTATGAGCCTCCCGCTCACTTTGCCGCTGTCGAGCCCGACAGGGTTGTGAAACTTCAGTTCAATCTCAGCCACCAGCTCATCCGCCAGCTACCCTTCTATTTTTCTTACACCATGCGGGGTTTCTGGGATCGAAGCGGTCGCACCAAGTCCAATCCGTTTATAGACATCAATCACCACCCCGAATTGCAGTGGATTTTCTCACCACGCCATATTTTTTCGTTCGAGCACGCGTCAAATGGTGTTGACAATGAACCTTCTGGCCCCGAGCAGAGGGCCAATCAGTCCCGGAGTGTGAATCGATTTTACTGGCAATCCTTTTGGAAAGTTCCGGGGTTATCAAAGCTTTGGTTCGCCCCACGAGTGGACGCTCCCATCGTCACCAAGAACTCGACCCGAATTCATGACTATATTGGCTATGCAAGCTCGATCCTAGAGTGGCGGGAGGATGGCCATGTTACCGGCTACCTGCGGTATAGCCGTGGCGCTAAGGGCCATCAGTTCATTGCCCAAGCAACTCTAGACCCTTTGGGGCTACTTGATAGTCGACACCCTGGCAATACTCGCTTGTTCGTGGAGTATTTCAATGGCTATGGTGACTATCTCGTCGATTTCGATAAAAAGAGGGATGTCATGCGAGTTGGTCTGCGCTTGTTGCAGTGA
- a CDS encoding NAD-glutamate dehydrogenase domain-containing protein: MGDQKKFRIRAEQEEEMGIELNDAPEPAPSYAREISGQQLESYIDDIADTVRVGLDQSISILTPWFFNNMPKIYYQTTPRQEKVRHLSAIITGHVFETKQTVELWDRDKSKVTYIGPGGDRKILSDMAKRISNNNLKMGAVYFSRDNLLFLSTFFCTDHKGLDQDNKRILEKVSAAKELMLQEYPDCGSEIETYVKNLDNDFVMYATAARLSITFRMVKHMLDHQGAHTFIDTFENSPNARLTLGLKNVNPAQMMEPILTLIHRYDFNVGRAFVAKFEEGYDESITVMHFIMSHGSSQKVSSRFVPMIRLNKALRTMGWVDYDEFADFTAMPYDFSINATNLIRSFATYAHLFLSKRNPYAYSLYKIRNTFAQNHELLDMLVKFFRAKFDPSLPEGEWERTAEERVAEIKKEIDGLFEDIDRHIFKKCLKFIKYCLKTNYFLPTKTGLAFRLDPAILDTRYYPHAPYGIFFILGKDFRFFQVRWKDIARGGMRVVMPRSAADYDMALAGLFDEVYGLSHAQQMKNKDIPEGGSKAVLVLKPDGHRDQAVKGSVNALLDLLVEEDESHENLDKLVSYYDKTEIIYLGPDENMTNELINWIPAQAKRRGYKYAPAFMSSKPGEGINHKEYGVTSEGVNVFVENTLQFLGIDPRKDSFKVKMTGGPDGDVAGNELMILHREYKENARVVSISDGFGAAYDPEGLDWAELLRLVKESKSIVEFDKGKLSKSDDAFVIAADSNENIKTRNEIYRRVYADIFIPAGGRPYSVNGKNWSQFFTESGESTVRAIVEGANIFFTDDAREKLQENGVFIIKDSSANKTGVICSSYEIIASLVISAQEFLAIKEDYVQQVIDVLRQRADAEAKLLFRVYAEEDRSKTLVELSLQISKEINRITDVLLENLTKDIKGVLQDPLYQAIVIDHCPPILVEKYRDRILERLPDTHQIAIIASSIASYVVYNEGLTWLKSIPSQYWFEALKIYIEKDRLTHQLLENVKGSSLAEKGQIEAILSMSAARNLTVMELQSRSILK; encoded by the coding sequence ATGGGCGATCAGAAAAAGTTTCGAATCAGGGCGGAGCAGGAAGAAGAAATGGGCATCGAGCTAAACGATGCTCCCGAACCAGCTCCTTCATACGCTAGGGAAATTAGTGGTCAGCAGCTTGAGTCGTATATTGACGACATTGCCGACACGGTGCGCGTGGGCTTGGATCAGAGTATCTCAATTCTGACTCCTTGGTTTTTCAATAATATGCCTAAGATTTACTATCAAACGACGCCAAGGCAGGAAAAAGTTCGTCATCTATCAGCAATTATCACCGGCCATGTGTTTGAAACCAAGCAAACCGTAGAGCTTTGGGACCGAGATAAATCGAAGGTTACCTACATCGGACCTGGGGGCGATCGTAAGATTCTTAGTGACATGGCTAAGAGAATCTCCAACAACAATTTGAAGATGGGAGCTGTCTATTTCTCCCGTGACAACCTGCTATTTCTTTCCACCTTCTTCTGTACTGATCACAAAGGTCTGGATCAAGATAACAAGCGGATTCTTGAGAAGGTTAGCGCTGCCAAAGAGCTGATGCTGCAAGAATATCCAGATTGTGGTTCTGAAATTGAGACCTATGTCAAGAATCTCGATAATGATTTCGTGATGTATGCGACAGCTGCACGTCTGAGCATCACGTTCCGCATGGTCAAGCATATGCTCGATCACCAAGGGGCTCACACCTTTATCGATACCTTCGAGAACTCCCCTAATGCTCGCCTGACACTAGGCTTGAAGAACGTCAATCCAGCTCAGATGATGGAGCCTATTTTAACTTTGATCCACCGCTACGATTTTAATGTTGGTCGAGCTTTTGTTGCGAAGTTTGAAGAGGGCTATGACGAGTCAATTACGGTGATGCACTTCATTATGTCTCACGGTTCGAGCCAGAAGGTCTCATCTCGCTTTGTGCCTATGATTCGTCTGAACAAAGCTTTGAGAACCATGGGGTGGGTGGACTATGACGAGTTCGCCGATTTTACGGCCATGCCTTACGATTTTTCCATCAATGCTACCAACCTCATTCGGAGTTTCGCAACCTACGCTCATCTATTTCTGAGCAAGCGCAATCCCTATGCTTACTCTCTATATAAGATTCGCAATACCTTCGCTCAGAATCATGAGCTACTAGACATGTTGGTCAAGTTCTTCAGGGCCAAGTTTGATCCTAGTTTGCCTGAAGGTGAGTGGGAACGCACTGCTGAAGAAAGAGTTGCAGAGATCAAAAAAGAGATCGATGGCTTGTTCGAAGACATTGATCGTCACATCTTTAAGAAGTGCTTGAAGTTTATTAAGTACTGCCTGAAGACCAACTACTTTTTGCCTACGAAAACAGGGTTGGCGTTTCGCCTCGATCCAGCGATCCTAGACACTAGGTACTACCCTCACGCACCCTATGGGATTTTCTTCATTCTGGGTAAGGATTTCCGTTTCTTCCAAGTTCGCTGGAAGGATATTGCCAGGGGTGGAATGCGGGTCGTCATGCCTCGTTCCGCTGCTGACTATGACATGGCCTTGGCAGGTCTTTTTGATGAGGTTTATGGCCTAAGCCACGCTCAGCAGATGAAAAATAAGGACATTCCCGAAGGGGGATCGAAGGCTGTGTTGGTCTTGAAGCCTGATGGCCACCGAGATCAGGCTGTCAAAGGCTCTGTGAACGCCTTGCTTGATCTTCTTGTAGAAGAGGACGAATCCCACGAAAACCTAGATAAGCTTGTTAGCTACTACGATAAAACCGAGATTATTTACCTTGGTCCTGACGAAAACATGACCAATGAGTTGATCAACTGGATTCCGGCGCAAGCCAAACGTCGGGGTTACAAATATGCTCCCGCATTCATGTCCTCGAAGCCTGGTGAGGGAATCAACCACAAGGAATATGGTGTTACCAGCGAAGGGGTGAATGTATTTGTCGAAAATACCCTGCAATTCCTTGGTATCGATCCGCGGAAGGATAGCTTCAAAGTCAAGATGACTGGTGGGCCTGATGGGGATGTGGCTGGTAACGAGCTGATGATTCTTCACCGCGAATATAAAGAAAATGCCAGAGTTGTTTCCATCTCCGATGGCTTCGGCGCGGCATATGATCCCGAGGGCCTAGACTGGGCTGAGCTATTGCGGCTCGTGAAAGAATCTAAGTCTATCGTCGAGTTTGACAAGGGCAAGCTCAGTAAGTCCGACGATGCTTTTGTGATTGCTGCTGATAGCAACGAGAATATCAAGACTCGCAATGAGATCTACCGGAGAGTCTACGCAGATATCTTTATTCCAGCAGGTGGGCGACCTTACTCGGTGAATGGTAAGAACTGGTCTCAATTTTTCACTGAGTCCGGTGAATCTACGGTGCGAGCTATCGTTGAAGGGGCAAATATTTTCTTCACTGATGATGCTCGTGAGAAGCTCCAAGAAAACGGGGTTTTCATCATTAAAGACTCCTCGGCAAACAAAACGGGCGTGATTTGCTCGTCATACGAAATCATTGCCTCACTGGTGATCTCTGCTCAAGAATTTCTTGCGATTAAGGAAGACTACGTACAGCAGGTTATCGATGTATTGCGGCAAAGAGCAGACGCTGAAGCGAAGCTGCTCTTTCGCGTCTATGCGGAAGAGGATCGCTCCAAGACTTTGGTTGAGCTATCCCTTCAGATATCCAAAGAGATCAACCGTATCACCGATGTTTTGCTAGAGAACCTGACCAAAGACATCAAAGGCGTTTTGCAAGACCCGCTTTACCAGGCGATCGTCATCGATCACTGTCCGCCGATCTTGGTAGAGAAGTATCGTGATCGTATCTTAGAGCGATTGCCTGATACCCATCAGATCGCCATTATCGCTTCCTCCATAGCGTCCTATGTGGTGTATAACGAGGGCTTAACGTGGCTAAAGAGTATCCCAAGCCAGTACTGGTTCGAGGCACTTAAGATCTACATTGAAAAGGATCGTTTGACCCATCAGCTTCTAGAGAATGTGAAGGGCTCTAGCCTTGCTGAGAAGGGGCAGATTGAAGCGATTCTTAGTATGAGTGCGGCTCGTAATCTGACTGTGATGGAATTGCAGTCACGATCCATCCTAAAATAA